One Leeia speluncae DNA segment encodes these proteins:
- a CDS encoding sarcosine oxidase subunit delta — protein MLQIHCPFCNELRDEEEYSYAGEAYIVRPADPETADDETWGDYVFMRKNTKGWHWEQWQHAAGCRKVLAVKRNTATYEIAGSWTLAEGKKIYTEENAA, from the coding sequence ATGCTTCAGATTCATTGCCCGTTCTGTAACGAACTGCGAGACGAAGAAGAATACAGCTACGCTGGAGAAGCCTACATTGTGCGCCCAGCGGATCCGGAAACTGCGGACGACGAAACGTGGGGTGACTACGTGTTTATGCGTAAGAACACCAAAGGCTGGCACTGGGAACAATGGCAACACGCAGCTGGTTGCCGCAAAGTGCTCGCGGTAAAACGTAACACCGCAACTTATGAAATCGCCGGTTCTTGGACCTTGGCGGAAGGTAAGAAGATTTACACAGAGGAGAATGCGGCGTGA